A region of Crenobacter cavernae DNA encodes the following proteins:
- a CDS encoding GNAT family N-acetyltransferase, which translates to MKIRPEQAGDQAAIRDVLIAAFADHPHSRNNEHTLVDALREEHALSLGLVAEEGGEVIGYIAFSPVTVAGEKCGWYGLAPLAVRPDRQRRDVGRSLVKAGLAALRETGAAGCVLLGDPDYYGRFGFARRAGLTLPGVPPAFFLALAFEDSQPAGEVAYHPAFDSCK; encoded by the coding sequence ATGAAGATCCGACCCGAACAGGCCGGCGACCAGGCGGCGATCCGCGACGTGCTCATCGCCGCGTTCGCCGACCATCCGCACAGCCGCAACAACGAGCACACGCTGGTCGACGCGCTGCGCGAAGAGCACGCGCTGTCGCTCGGCCTGGTGGCCGAGGAGGGCGGCGAGGTGATCGGCTACATCGCGTTCTCGCCGGTCACCGTCGCCGGCGAAAAATGCGGCTGGTACGGGCTCGCGCCGCTGGCGGTGCGCCCGGACAGGCAGCGCCGCGACGTCGGCCGCTCGCTGGTCAAGGCCGGCCTTGCCGCCTTGCGCGAGACCGGCGCCGCCGGCTGCGTGCTGCTCGGCGACCCGGACTACTACGGCCGATTCGGCTTCGCGCGCCGCGCAGGGCTCACCCTGCCCGGCGTGCCGCCGGCGTTTTTCCTCGCGCTGGCCTTCGAAGATTCGCAGCCGGCCGGTGAGGTGGCGTACCATCCGGCTTTTGACAGTTGCAAGTGA
- a CDS encoding translocation/assembly module TamB domain-containing protein: protein METMQDDRPAPTPPSGPQSPQEPPPSTPPRRRRSVWRTLVIVGFPVLAALLALLAWLTASASGFSTLTRHLDTLSAGRLKVAQSRGTLWDGFELAGVVWQGEYEKVELDRLKFAWQPRALWQGELWIKQLALGHVRYTPLKEAPPTPPVKAPDSLSLPIEVRLDAVTLASFSQKGEALLFDLVAGYRYQGGQHRLDVKRLGSPWGRAEAELSLVDARPFKLAGRLKADGTLEGRAFAAQFELSSGLLLPRIEGTLTGENLLAEIDGSLAPFAARAYHKVRALDVRIGGVNPRAFNKDWPAARLNLAVLLRPTEGDALEGGVSVNNLTPGKLSDGALPFDLIAGHLKVDDEAFTLEDTLVQLLAGRVKLAGSVRGDAIALDATLAEVGLAALHAKAPNDKLNGKLTLAGTTAAPTLALDVAGKTLSANGRLSVATEKSGARTLNIESLRVGTGAGGGGLALAGKLGLDGEQRYTLAGQLRNADLARLAKGLPSSDLNGKVSASGRLAAPLTVNALIDIANSRLSGSPLSARIDAALAGERLTRLAARVALAENRLDASGRWGAPGDVVDLKLDAPALSRIGPGFAGSARGDVRLSGSTKSPQLDAKLRVDGLAAPGGIKASLVDFEGVVRVGGNTPFKIALAASEVAVPGQAIDTLRLDADGNRGAHRIEASGALKLRGRPHTLLLSANGGLAPDALAWRGTVNRLALAGDIGLQLLAPVKLAASADTVSVSSTRFTLAGGTVRLDALDWRAGGTLKTKGALDALALSRLEPWLKLPVEQNLVFAADWDLALGERARGQLTVRRQAGDVVVPGRDGRKAALELSKSEAVLRLSGGRALLDLNLTSRFALLTGQLSLSAPRGLPVMTAPMTGRVQFAVGDLSRLKALTGPGLELAGQAAADLTVSGTPAAPQWRGRIVGSGLAFADRKSGLKLSDGELVAQVDGRELTLERLRFAGGRGEVVAAGRLAAREAGTEANATVEFKSFTLLDSPERRLVVSGVSEIALTPQGITLTGRLRADRGSIDLPKEGAPLLSDDVVVKGRQLPVSEGSPKLPITLALELDLGDRFRLSGQGLNVTLTGVVKLSAKPGEAPTALGQVSVVRGRYKAYGQDLDIERGVITFAGPIDNPNLSVRAKRRFSPVGAGVEVTGTVSSPSVRLIADEPMSEKDKLAWLVLGRAASTGGGDDASLAASAGAFLAGSLNEQIGLFDDLGVTSRGEKTYASGRVSPAEQVVVVGKQLTRELFVGYEYGIRSAEQAVKFAYQFSKSWSVVLRAGNADSSAETRFTRRFD, encoded by the coding sequence ATGGAAACGATGCAAGACGACCGGCCCGCGCCGACGCCGCCGTCCGGGCCGCAATCGCCTCAGGAACCGCCGCCGTCAACGCCGCCGAGAAGGCGCCGCAGCGTCTGGCGTACCCTGGTCATCGTCGGCTTCCCGGTGCTCGCGGCGTTGCTGGCGCTACTGGCGTGGCTGACCGCGAGCGCGAGCGGCTTTTCGACGCTGACGCGTCACCTCGACACGCTCTCCGCCGGCCGGCTCAAGGTCGCCCAGAGCCGCGGCACGCTGTGGGACGGCTTCGAGCTCGCCGGCGTCGTTTGGCAGGGCGAATATGAAAAGGTAGAGCTCGATAGGCTCAAGTTCGCCTGGCAGCCGCGCGCCTTGTGGCAGGGCGAGCTGTGGATAAAGCAGCTCGCGCTCGGCCACGTGCGCTACACGCCGTTGAAAGAAGCGCCGCCTACGCCGCCCGTGAAGGCGCCCGACAGCCTGTCGCTGCCGATCGAAGTGCGGCTCGACGCCGTCACGCTCGCGAGTTTCAGCCAGAAAGGCGAGGCGCTGCTGTTCGACCTCGTCGCCGGCTACCGCTACCAGGGTGGCCAGCACCGGCTCGACGTCAAGCGCCTCGGCAGCCCGTGGGGCCGTGCCGAGGCCGAGCTTTCGTTGGTCGACGCGCGCCCGTTCAAGCTGGCCGGCCGCCTCAAGGCCGACGGCACGCTAGAGGGGCGCGCCTTCGCCGCGCAGTTCGAGCTGTCGTCCGGCCTTCTCCTGCCGCGCATCGAGGGCACGCTGACCGGCGAGAACCTGTTGGCCGAGATCGACGGCTCTCTCGCGCCGTTCGCGGCGCGCGCCTACCACAAGGTGCGCGCGCTCGACGTGCGCATCGGCGGCGTCAACCCGCGCGCGTTCAACAAGGACTGGCCGGCGGCGCGCCTCAACCTCGCCGTGCTCTTGCGCCCGACCGAGGGCGACGCGCTCGAAGGCGGCGTCTCGGTCAACAACCTCACGCCCGGCAAGCTCTCCGACGGCGCGCTGCCGTTCGACCTGATCGCAGGCCACCTGAAGGTCGACGACGAGGCGTTCACGCTCGAGGACACGCTGGTGCAGCTCCTGGCGGGCCGCGTCAAGCTCGCCGGCTCGGTGCGGGGCGACGCGATCGCGCTTGACGCCACGTTGGCCGAGGTCGGGCTCGCAGCGCTGCACGCTAAGGCTCCAAACGACAAGTTGAACGGCAAGCTGACGCTCGCCGGCACCACCGCCGCGCCGACGCTCGCGCTCGACGTGGCCGGCAAGACATTGTCGGCGAACGGCCGGCTGTCGGTCGCCACCGAAAAGAGCGGCGCGCGCACGCTCAACATCGAGTCGCTGCGCGTGGGGACCGGCGCCGGTGGCGGCGGGCTGGCCCTCGCGGGCAAGCTGGGATTGGACGGCGAACAGCGCTACACACTCGCCGGCCAGCTGCGGAATGCCGACCTTGCGCGCCTCGCCAAGGGGCTGCCTTCGAGCGACCTGAACGGCAAGGTGTCCGCGTCGGGCCGGCTCGCCGCGCCGCTGACCGTCAACGCGCTCATCGACATCGCGAACAGCCGGCTGTCGGGCTCGCCGTTGAGCGCGCGTATCGACGCCGCGCTCGCCGGCGAACGGCTGACCCGGCTCGCCGCGCGCGTCGCGCTCGCCGAGAACCGGCTCGACGCTTCCGGCCGCTGGGGCGCGCCCGGCGACGTCGTCGACCTCAAGCTCGACGCGCCGGCGCTGTCGCGCATCGGCCCGGGCTTTGCCGGTTCGGCACGAGGCGACGTCAGGCTATCGGGCAGCACGAAGTCGCCGCAGCTTGACGCTAAGCTTCGCGTCGACGGCCTTGCCGCGCCCGGTGGAATCAAGGCCAGTCTGGTCGACTTCGAGGGCGTCGTGCGCGTCGGCGGCAATACGCCTTTCAAGATCGCGCTCGCGGCGAGCGAGGTCGCGGTGCCGGGGCAGGCGATCGATACGCTCAGGCTCGACGCAGACGGCAACCGCGGCGCGCACCGTATCGAGGCTTCCGGCGCGTTGAAGCTGCGTGGCCGGCCGCACACGCTGCTGCTCTCGGCCAACGGCGGACTCGCACCCGACGCGCTCGCCTGGCGCGGCACCGTGAACCGGCTCGCGCTCGCCGGCGATATCGGCCTGCAGTTGCTGGCCCCGGTCAAGCTTGCCGCCAGCGCCGACACGGTGTCGGTGTCGAGTACGCGCTTCACGCTCGCCGGCGGCACGGTGCGGCTCGACGCGCTCGACTGGCGCGCCGGCGGCACCTTGAAGACAAAAGGCGCGCTCGATGCGCTGGCGCTATCGAGGCTCGAACCGTGGCTGAAGCTGCCCGTCGAGCAGAACCTGGTGTTCGCCGCCGACTGGGACCTCGCGCTCGGCGAGCGCGCGCGCGGTCAGCTCACCGTGCGGCGGCAGGCCGGCGACGTCGTCGTGCCGGGGCGCGATGGCCGCAAGGCGGCGCTCGAACTCTCCAAGAGCGAGGCGGTGTTGCGGCTGTCGGGCGGGCGGGCGCTGCTCGACCTCAACCTGACGAGCCGCTTCGCGCTCTTGACCGGCCAGCTGAGCCTGTCCGCGCCGCGCGGCCTGCCGGTGATGACCGCGCCGATGACGGGGCGCGTGCAGTTCGCGGTGGGCGACCTGTCACGCCTCAAGGCGCTGACCGGGCCGGGGCTGGAACTCGCCGGGCAGGCTGCCGCCGACCTGACGGTGTCCGGCACGCCGGCCGCGCCGCAGTGGCGCGGGCGCATCGTCGGCAGCGGGCTGGCCTTCGCCGACCGTAAGAGCGGGCTGAAACTGTCCGACGGCGAGCTCGTCGCCCAGGTTGACGGCCGCGAGCTCACGCTCGAGCGGCTGCGCTTCGCCGGCGGCCGCGGCGAGGTGGTGGCGGCGGGCCGGCTCGCCGCACGCGAAGCCGGCACCGAGGCGAACGCCACGGTCGAGTTCAAGAGCTTCACGCTGCTCGATTCGCCCGAGCGGCGGCTGGTGGTGTCCGGCGTCAGCGAGATCGCGCTGACGCCGCAGGGCATCACACTGACCGGCCGGCTGCGCGCAGACCGAGGCAGCATCGACCTGCCCAAGGAGGGCGCGCCGCTGCTGTCCGACGACGTGGTGGTGAAGGGGCGGCAGTTGCCCGTGAGCGAGGGGTCTCCGAAACTGCCGATCACGCTCGCGCTCGAACTGGACCTCGGCGACCGCTTCCGGCTCTCCGGGCAGGGGCTGAACGTGACGCTGACCGGCGTGGTCAAGCTGTCGGCCAAGCCGGGCGAGGCGCCGACCGCGCTCGGTCAGGTCAGCGTGGTCAGGGGGCGTTACAAGGCCTACGGCCAGGACCTCGACATCGAGCGCGGCGTGATCACCTTCGCCGGGCCGATCGACAACCCCAACCTGTCGGTGCGCGCCAAGCGGCGCTTCTCGCCGGTCGGCGCCGGCGTCGAGGTGACCGGCACGGTGTCGTCGCCTAGCGTGCGCCTGATCGCCGACGAGCCGATGAGCGAAAAGGACAAGCTCGCGTGGCTGGTGCTCGGCCGCGCCGCCAGCACCGGCGGCGGCGACGACGCCTCGCTCGCGGCCAGCGCCGGCGCCTTCCTCGCCGGCAGTCTCAACGAACAGATCGGCCTGTTCGACGACCTCGGCGTCACCAGCCGCGGCGAGAAGACCTACGCCAGCGGCCGCGTCAGCCCGGCCGAGCAGGTCGTGGTGGTCGGCAAGCAGCTGACGCGCGAGCTCTTCGTCGGCTACGAATACGGCATCAGGAGCGCCGAGCAGGCGGTCAAGTTCGCCTACCAGTTTTCGAAGAGCTGGTCGGTCGTGCTGCGCGCAGGCAATGCGGACTCGTCGGCCGAGACGCGCTTCACCCGTCGCTTCGACTAG
- the dusB gene encoding tRNA dihydrouridine synthase DusB: MRIGPYTLKNRLIVAPMAGVTDRPFRMLCKKLGAGMAVSEMITSNKALWTTPKTLHRANHDGEVEPVVVQIAGADPAQMAAAARLNVEHGAQIIDINMGCPAKKVCNVAAGSALMQHEDLVGRILDAVVAAVDVPVTLKTRTGWNRDNKNVMRIARLAEDAGIAALALHGRTREDMYKGEAEYDTIAAVKQAISIPLIANGDIDSPQKARFVLEKTGADAIMIGRAAQGRPWIFREIDHYLDTGTMLPPPRVCEIRDVLLGHLDELYGFYGEYSGCRVARKHIAWYTKGLADANAFRQAMYQLESTETQRAAVSAYFDGLAERGEHLSYLDEGAAGDVDND; encoded by the coding sequence ATGCGCATCGGGCCTTACACGCTCAAGAACCGGCTGATCGTCGCACCGATGGCCGGTGTGACCGACCGCCCGTTCCGCATGCTGTGCAAGAAGCTCGGCGCGGGCATGGCGGTGTCGGAAATGATCACGTCGAACAAGGCGCTATGGACCACGCCGAAGACGCTGCACCGCGCCAACCACGACGGCGAGGTCGAGCCGGTGGTGGTGCAGATCGCCGGTGCCGACCCGGCGCAGATGGCCGCCGCGGCGCGCCTCAACGTCGAGCACGGCGCGCAGATCATCGACATCAATATGGGTTGCCCGGCCAAGAAGGTGTGCAACGTCGCCGCCGGTTCCGCGCTGATGCAGCACGAGGACCTGGTCGGCCGCATCCTCGATGCGGTGGTTGCGGCGGTCGACGTGCCGGTGACGCTGAAGACGCGCACCGGCTGGAATCGCGACAACAAGAACGTGATGCGGATCGCGAGGTTGGCCGAGGACGCCGGCATCGCGGCGCTCGCGCTGCACGGGCGCACGCGCGAGGATATGTACAAGGGCGAGGCCGAGTACGACACGATTGCCGCGGTCAAGCAGGCGATCTCGATCCCGCTGATCGCCAACGGCGACATCGACAGCCCGCAAAAGGCTCGTTTCGTGCTTGAAAAGACCGGCGCCGACGCGATCATGATCGGCCGCGCCGCGCAGGGTCGGCCGTGGATCTTCCGCGAGATCGACCATTACCTTGATACCGGTACGATGTTGCCGCCACCGCGCGTCTGCGAGATTCGCGACGTGCTATTGGGGCACCTCGACGAGCTATACGGCTTTTACGGCGAATACTCGGGCTGCCGCGTCGCGCGCAAGCATATCGCGTGGTATACGAAGGGTCTGGCGGACGCGAACGCGTTCCGCCAGGCGATGTACCAGCTCGAGAGCACCGAAACACAAAGAGCGGCGGTCAGCGCCTATTTCGACGGGCTGGCCGAACGCGGGGAACACCTCAGCTACCTTGACGAGGGGGCGGCCGGGGATGTGGACAACGACTAA
- the purH gene encoding bifunctional phosphoribosylaminoimidazolecarboxamide formyltransferase/IMP cyclohydrolase, protein MSKIERALISVSDKTGVVEFARGLAEQGVELLSTGGTAKLLADAGIPVTEVSDYTGFPEMLDGRVKTLHPKVHGGILGRRDLPEHVAKMAEHGIGNIDLVCVNLYPFEATIAKADCTLEDAIENIDIGGPTMVRSAAKNWAHVAIVTDAADYELLLSELKANKGALAKATRFKLAKKAFTHTAAYDGAISNYLTSLTEDSIEGVPEQFAFPNRLNSQFVKVQDMRYGENPHQAAAFYRELDPAAGSIAHYKQLQGKELSYNNIADADAAWEAVKTFDAPACVIVKHANPCGVAIAADPLTAYKLAFATDTTSAFGGIIAFNREVDGETVEAVTGQFLEVLIAPAFTKEAKAIIAAKKNVRVLEVPLVAGANRFDMKRVGGGLLVQTPDLKNVGLDELRVVSKRQPTEQEMADLMFAWRVAKFVKSNAIVFCAGGRTAGIGAGQMSRVDSTRIAARKAADAGLSLAGAVAASDAFFPFRDGIDVIAGEGIKAIIHPGGSMRDEEVFAAADEHGIAMVLTGTRHFRH, encoded by the coding sequence ATGAGCAAGATCGAACGAGCCCTCATCAGCGTGTCGGATAAAACCGGCGTCGTCGAATTCGCGCGCGGCCTCGCCGAACAGGGCGTGGAACTCTTGTCGACCGGCGGCACCGCCAAGCTGCTGGCCGACGCCGGCATTCCGGTGACCGAAGTGTCCGACTACACCGGCTTCCCGGAGATGCTCGACGGCCGCGTGAAGACGCTGCACCCGAAGGTGCACGGCGGCATCCTCGGCCGACGCGACCTGCCCGAGCACGTCGCCAAGATGGCCGAGCACGGCATCGGCAACATCGACCTCGTTTGCGTGAACCTCTACCCGTTCGAGGCGACCATCGCCAAGGCCGACTGCACGCTCGAGGACGCGATCGAGAACATCGACATCGGCGGTCCGACCATGGTTCGTTCGGCGGCCAAGAACTGGGCGCACGTCGCCATCGTCACCGACGCGGCCGATTACGAATTGCTGCTCTCCGAGCTGAAGGCCAACAAGGGCGCGCTGGCCAAGGCGACCCGCTTCAAGCTGGCGAAGAAGGCGTTCACCCACACCGCCGCCTACGACGGCGCGATCTCGAACTACCTGACCAGCCTGACCGAAGACTCGATCGAAGGCGTGCCCGAGCAGTTCGCCTTCCCGAATCGTTTGAATTCGCAGTTCGTCAAGGTGCAGGACATGCGCTACGGCGAGAACCCGCATCAGGCCGCCGCGTTCTACCGCGAGCTCGACCCGGCCGCCGGCAGCATCGCCCACTACAAGCAGCTGCAGGGCAAGGAGCTGTCGTACAACAACATCGCCGACGCCGACGCGGCGTGGGAAGCGGTGAAGACCTTCGATGCGCCGGCCTGCGTGATCGTCAAGCACGCCAACCCGTGCGGCGTCGCGATCGCGGCCGACCCGCTGACCGCGTACAAGCTGGCGTTCGCGACCGACACCACGAGCGCCTTCGGCGGCATCATCGCCTTCAACCGCGAAGTCGATGGCGAGACCGTCGAAGCGGTGACCGGCCAGTTCCTCGAAGTCTTGATCGCCCCGGCCTTCACCAAAGAGGCCAAGGCCATCATCGCCGCCAAGAAGAACGTGCGCGTGCTGGAAGTGCCGCTCGTCGCCGGCGCCAACCGCTTCGACATGAAGCGCGTCGGCGGCGGCCTCTTGGTGCAGACGCCGGACCTGAAGAACGTCGGCCTCGACGAGCTGCGCGTGGTGTCCAAGCGCCAGCCGACCGAGCAGGAAATGGCCGACCTGATGTTCGCGTGGCGCGTCGCCAAGTTCGTGAAGTCGAACGCGATCGTGTTCTGCGCGGGCGGCCGGACAGCCGGCATCGGCGCCGGCCAGATGAGCCGCGTCGACTCGACCCGCATCGCCGCGCGTAAGGCTGCTGACGCCGGCTTGAGCCTCGCCGGCGCGGTGGCGGCCAGTGACGCGTTCTTCCCGTTCCGCGACGGCATCGACGTCATCGCCGGAGAGGGCATCAAGGCCATCATCCACCCGGGCGGTTCGATGCGCGACGAAGAGGTGTTCGCCGCTGCCGACGAGCACGGCATCGCCATGGTGCTGACCGGCACGCGCCACTTCCGCCACTGA
- a CDS encoding helix-turn-helix domain-containing protein, producing the protein MQSNDHIAQTIRHAMEQYFRDLDGETPSAIYDMVLACVEKPLIEVVLSQTQGNQTRAAELLGLNRNTLRKKMKSYDLI; encoded by the coding sequence ATGCAAAGCAACGATCATATCGCCCAGACCATCCGGCACGCGATGGAGCAGTACTTCCGCGACCTGGACGGGGAAACGCCGTCGGCCATCTACGATATGGTGCTCGCCTGCGTGGAAAAGCCGTTGATCGAAGTGGTGTTGAGCCAGACACAGGGCAACCAGACCCGGGCGGCCGAGCTGCTCGGCCTCAACCGCAACACCTTGCGCAAGAAGATGAAGAGTTACGATCTGATCTGA